In the genome of Desulfofarcimen acetoxidans DSM 771, one region contains:
- a CDS encoding DUF4342 domain-containing protein: MTSELEKIDLLRARTGISYKEAQEALGNVNGDVVEALINIEEKNRRLAEKMQIGGQNAMSKLKSLINKGQDTKIRLIKDEQTVMEIPATLGVLGLIGVIFSSELALLGAVGTMSAVANKYTMEIDYPRADDTEDELMENIH, from the coding sequence ATGACCAGTGAGCTGGAGAAAATAGATCTTTTGAGAGCGAGAACCGGTATCAGCTATAAAGAAGCTCAAGAAGCCCTGGGTAATGTAAATGGAGATGTGGTGGAAGCGCTCATAAATATAGAAGAAAAAAACCGCAGGTTAGCTGAGAAGATGCAGATCGGCGGGCAGAATGCAATGTCAAAGCTGAAGAGTTTGATTAATAAAGGGCAAGACACCAAAATCAGATTAATCAAAGATGAGCAAACCGTGATGGAAATACCTGCCACGCTGGGAGTGCTGGGCTTAATTGGGGTAATATTTAGCAGTGAACTGGCTCTCTTAGGTGCTGTCGGTACAATGTCTGCCGTAGCCAATAAATATACCATGGAGATTGATTATCCACGGGCAGACGATACCGAGGATGAGTTAATGGAAAACATTCATTGA
- the glyQ gene encoding glycine--tRNA ligase subunit alpha, which produces MNFQELVLALNNFWAKENCIILQPYDVEKGAGTMNPATFLRALGPEPWRVAYVEPSRRPTDGRYGENPNRLQHYYQYQVILKPSPENVLEVYLESLKAIGIDPERHDIRFVEDNWESPTLGAWGLGWEVWLDGMEVTQFTYFQQCGGLDCRPVSAEITYGLERLSMFIQNKDSVFDIVWVDGVTYGDIHHQGEVEYSHYNFETADTAMLLNLFNVYEQEALRVADKGLVLPAYDYVLKCSHTFNLLDARGAISVTERTNYIGRVRNLARTCASAYVAERERLGFPLLKRKESEQVG; this is translated from the coding sequence ATGAATTTCCAAGAGTTAGTTTTGGCCTTGAATAATTTTTGGGCCAAGGAAAACTGTATAATTCTTCAGCCCTACGATGTGGAAAAAGGGGCCGGTACTATGAACCCGGCTACTTTTCTCCGGGCTTTAGGCCCGGAGCCCTGGAGGGTGGCTTATGTGGAGCCTTCCCGCCGGCCGACTGACGGCCGTTACGGGGAAAATCCCAATCGCCTGCAGCATTACTATCAGTACCAGGTTATTTTAAAGCCATCGCCTGAAAATGTTTTGGAAGTCTATTTAGAAAGCTTGAAGGCCATAGGCATCGATCCGGAGCGTCACGATATCAGGTTTGTGGAGGATAACTGGGAATCACCGACATTGGGTGCCTGGGGACTGGGCTGGGAGGTTTGGTTGGACGGTATGGAAGTGACTCAGTTTACTTATTTTCAGCAGTGCGGAGGGTTGGATTGCCGCCCTGTTTCAGCCGAGATCACTTACGGGTTGGAGCGCCTGTCCATGTTTATCCAGAATAAGGACAGTGTTTTTGATATCGTTTGGGTTGACGGGGTTACCTATGGTGATATACACCACCAGGGAGAGGTGGAATATTCCCACTATAATTTTGAAACCGCCGATACTGCTATGCTGCTTAATTTATTTAATGTTTATGAGCAGGAAGCGCTGCGTGTAGCCGATAAAGGCCTTGTGCTGCCGGCCTATGACTATGTTTTAAAGTGTTCCCATACTTTTAATCTCCTGGATGCCAGGGGAGCTATCAGTGTTACGGAACGCACCAATTATATCGGCAGGGTGCGCAATCTGGCTCGCACTTGTGCCAGTGCTTATGTAGCTGAGCGGGAACGTCTTGGTTTCCCGCTTTTGAAAAGAAAGGAGTCTGAACAGGTTGGCTAA
- the glyS gene encoding glycine--tRNA ligase subunit beta — translation MAKDFLFEIGTEEIPSRFIAPALAELKEITVKALEENRLSYGKVNTYGTPRRLVLYIEALAEEQDSLLREVKGPAVKVAFTPEGEPTRAAVGFAKSQQVDIKDLVRRQVATVEYLYAIKQELGRPAYEVLTELCPLLISSLHFPKPMRWGDLEVRFARPIRWLLALWGGETVNFSFAGLSSGKVTFGHRFLSGPLEVDSPKDYLARLRSNYVIVDIDERRQMIWQQIQNLAEQSGGVVEPDEDLLEEVCNLVEYPTALCGSFEEKYLHLPKEVLITPMREHQRYFPVLDSEGRLMPKFIAVRNGIHKYLDTVRAGNEKVLRARLADAEFFFEEDLKTPLADKVEGLKKVVYQESLGTVHDKVKRVIKLADYLSDLLIVGAAVKEQIMRAAVLCKADLVTNMVYEFTELQGIMGREYALKSGEEPVVAQAIFEHYLPRFAGDSLPETLPGKILAIADKFDTVAGCFAIGIQPTGSQDPHALRRQALGICHIILSSGLKISLSALVTAAYASYLEQEQVQLKLGLDELLVEMWVFFQIRLKNIFSDCGLGYDTIDAVLAAGFDDFSDTWERARALSQFRNEPAFSDLLTVFNRANNLSKNVDVAEIKPEFLVDDSERNLYDHFLALKKQVAVEMDKKNYLGVLKAVAEIREPLGKFFDSVMVMAEDTNIRDNRLALLKSLAGLMQSVADFSKIVEDKKVA, via the coding sequence TTGGCTAAAGACTTTTTATTTGAAATTGGTACGGAAGAAATCCCTTCCCGCTTTATAGCACCGGCCCTGGCGGAACTAAAGGAAATAACAGTCAAGGCTCTGGAAGAAAACCGTCTTTCCTACGGTAAAGTCAATACCTATGGGACCCCGCGCCGTCTGGTACTTTATATTGAGGCGCTGGCTGAAGAGCAGGATTCCCTTCTCAGAGAAGTCAAAGGCCCGGCGGTTAAAGTAGCCTTTACTCCTGAGGGAGAACCAACCAGGGCGGCTGTCGGTTTTGCCAAAAGCCAGCAGGTAGACATCAAAGATCTGGTCAGGCGCCAGGTAGCTACAGTAGAGTATTTGTATGCTATTAAACAGGAACTGGGCCGTCCTGCTTACGAAGTTCTCACAGAGTTGTGTCCTTTATTAATCAGCTCGCTGCATTTTCCTAAACCTATGCGCTGGGGAGATTTAGAGGTGCGTTTTGCCCGCCCGATTCGCTGGCTGCTTGCTCTTTGGGGCGGAGAAACGGTTAATTTCTCTTTTGCCGGTTTATCTTCAGGAAAAGTAACTTTTGGCCACAGGTTTTTAAGCGGTCCTTTGGAAGTCGACAGTCCCAAGGATTACCTGGCCAGACTGCGCAGCAATTATGTGATAGTTGATATTGATGAGCGGAGACAAATGATCTGGCAGCAGATACAAAATTTAGCCGAGCAGTCAGGAGGGGTGGTTGAGCCTGATGAGGATTTACTGGAAGAGGTCTGCAACCTTGTAGAGTACCCTACTGCTTTATGCGGCAGTTTTGAGGAAAAGTATTTGCATTTGCCAAAAGAAGTTTTAATCACCCCGATGCGCGAGCACCAGAGGTATTTCCCTGTCTTAGACAGTGAAGGCAGATTGATGCCTAAATTTATTGCTGTCAGAAACGGTATTCATAAATATCTGGACACGGTGAGGGCAGGTAATGAGAAAGTGCTGAGGGCCCGCCTGGCCGATGCAGAGTTTTTCTTTGAGGAAGATTTGAAAACACCTCTGGCGGATAAGGTTGAGGGTCTGAAAAAGGTTGTTTATCAGGAGAGCCTGGGCACAGTCCACGACAAAGTCAAGCGGGTAATCAAACTGGCCGATTACTTGAGCGATCTTTTAATCGTTGGCGCCGCGGTAAAGGAGCAGATCATGCGTGCTGCTGTACTATGCAAAGCTGATCTGGTGACTAATATGGTTTATGAATTTACTGAACTGCAGGGTATTATGGGCCGGGAATACGCTTTGAAGTCGGGTGAGGAGCCGGTTGTTGCTCAGGCCATCTTCGAGCATTACTTGCCTCGTTTTGCCGGTGATAGCCTGCCGGAAACTTTGCCGGGAAAAATTTTAGCTATTGCCGATAAATTTGACACAGTAGCCGGCTGCTTTGCAATAGGCATTCAGCCAACCGGCTCACAAGATCCCCATGCCTTGAGACGGCAGGCTTTGGGTATATGTCATATTATTTTAAGCAGCGGCTTAAAAATTTCCTTAAGCGCTCTGGTTACGGCAGCTTATGCAAGTTACTTGGAGCAGGAGCAGGTGCAGCTTAAGCTTGGTTTGGATGAACTGCTGGTGGAAATGTGGGTATTTTTCCAGATCCGCTTAAAAAATATTTTTTCTGATTGCGGGCTGGGTTATGATACTATAGATGCTGTGCTGGCTGCCGGTTTTGATGATTTCAGCGATACCTGGGAGCGGGCCAGGGCACTGTCTCAATTCAGAAATGAGCCGGCCTTCAGTGATCTGCTGACTGTTTTTAACAGAGCCAATAATTTATCCAAAAACGTGGACGTTGCAGAAATTAAACCGGAATTTCTGGTGGATGACTCTGAAAGAAATTTATATGATCATTTTCTGGCCTTAAAAAAACAGGTTGCAGTTGAAATGGATAAGAAAAACTACCTGGGTGTACTTAAAGCAGTTGCAGAAATTCGGGAACCGTTGGGCAAATTTTTTGATTCGGTTATGGTTATGGCGGAAGACACGAATATTCGTGATAACCGGCTGGCATTATTAAAGAGCCTGGCCGGCTTAATGCAGTCAGTAGCTGATTTTAGTAAAATTGTTGAAGACAAGAAAGTCGCTTAA
- a CDS encoding helix-turn-helix transcriptional regulator: MELTRRQETILEIVKKDGPITGEHIAERLSLTRATLRPDLAILTMAGLLEARPRVGYFYSGKSFNRVLAEKIHSAMVSKIKSVPIVVSEKCSVYDAVVTMFIEDVGTLFVVREGGLLEGVISRKDLLKITLGGQDIHKLPVGVIMTRMPKVITVELEDSVWLAAYKMIVHEVDALPVIRKITTEKEQEGYEVVGRISKTNIVRFFVELGEGS; encoded by the coding sequence TTGGAGCTAACCAGAAGGCAGGAAACTATTCTTGAAATAGTAAAAAAAGACGGGCCTATAACCGGAGAACATATTGCTGAACGTTTAAGCCTGACCAGAGCTACGTTGAGACCTGATTTGGCTATATTGACTATGGCGGGATTGTTGGAAGCCAGGCCGAGGGTCGGTTATTTTTATAGCGGAAAATCTTTTAACCGGGTTCTGGCTGAGAAAATTCACAGTGCTATGGTCAGCAAAATCAAATCGGTACCTATTGTCGTGTCAGAAAAATGTTCGGTATATGATGCAGTGGTTACCATGTTTATAGAGGATGTCGGCACTTTATTTGTCGTGCGGGAGGGTGGACTGCTGGAAGGTGTTATATCACGCAAAGACCTTCTTAAGATTACTCTTGGCGGACAGGATATTCATAAGCTTCCTGTTGGTGTAATTATGACTCGTATGCCTAAAGTTATAACAGTTGAGTTGGAGGATTCGGTCTGGCTGGCGGCATACAAAATGATTGTGCATGAAGTGGATGCTCTGCCTGTAATTCGAAAAATTACCACAGAAAAGGAACAGGAAGGTTATGAGGTAGTTGGCAGAATCAGCAAAACCAATATTGTTCGCTTTTTTGTCGAGTTAGGTGAAGGGAGTTAA
- a CDS encoding pyruvate, water dikinase regulatory protein codes for MSAEKKGRTVIYIISDSVGETAELVARAAASQFDGGRVEIHGVPYVQNPEEIPEIVKMAAEDESIIAFTLVMPHLREVLIREAQLHKVVIVDIMGPMLDALTKAEGISPRLEPGLVRKIDDEYFRKVEAIEFAVKYDDGKDPRGIMRADIVVIGISRTSKTPLCMYLAHKRIKAANVPLVPEAAPPEELFKLPSHKIVGLTIKPSQLNEIRTERLKTLGLTSDADYASINRIIKELEYAQDIMRRVGCHVIDVTNKAVEETASKVMELYYRGERSKQ; via the coding sequence ATTTCAGCTGAAAAAAAGGGCAGAACCGTTATTTATATCATTTCTGATTCGGTGGGTGAGACTGCTGAGCTGGTAGCCAGAGCCGCGGCCAGTCAATTTGACGGCGGCAGGGTGGAAATACATGGCGTGCCTTACGTGCAGAATCCCGAGGAAATACCGGAAATAGTAAAGATGGCAGCAGAGGATGAGAGCATTATCGCTTTTACTCTGGTGATGCCACATCTGCGTGAGGTTTTAATAAGGGAAGCCCAACTGCATAAAGTTGTTATTGTAGATATTATGGGCCCGATGCTGGATGCGCTGACTAAAGCGGAGGGAATTTCCCCCAGGTTAGAGCCGGGTTTGGTGCGTAAGATAGATGATGAGTATTTTAGAAAAGTCGAAGCCATTGAGTTTGCTGTTAAGTACGATGATGGCAAAGATCCGCGGGGAATAATGCGAGCAGATATAGTAGTTATCGGTATTTCCAGAACATCCAAAACACCTCTTTGTATGTATTTGGCTCATAAGCGTATTAAGGCGGCCAATGTTCCTCTGGTACCTGAGGCCGCTCCGCCGGAAGAATTGTTTAAACTGCCCTCTCATAAAATTGTTGGCTTAACCATAAAACCGAGTCAATTGAACGAAATCAGAACAGAGCGTTTAAAAACCCTTGGTTTAACCTCTGACGCTGATTACGCCAGTATCAACAGAATTATCAAGGAACTTGAGTATGCTCAGGATATTATGCGAAGAGTGGGTTGTCATGTGATAGATGTCACAAATAAAGCTGTAGAGGAAACAGCCAGCAAGGTGATGGAGTTATACTATCGCGGAGAGAGAAGCAAACAGTAA
- a CDS encoding flavodoxin family protein, whose translation MLIVAINGSPNPEGNTAGLLKIALSAAQVAGVETAFMQVSEAVKELKNPFCVNCSTVCEGKCFKDTKLAEMYKLLRRADGILLGSPVYFGTVSAQLKAFWDKGRSLRKDKALLNVVGGALSTGASRFGGQETTIKVLMDMMLVQGMTLVGDGHIDSDAGHYGAAAQKPSAQDSDGLKRARILGQRVLEVAQATAALRAHRQN comes from the coding sequence GTGCTAATTGTAGCAATTAACGGCAGTCCCAATCCGGAAGGGAATACCGCCGGGCTATTAAAAATTGCACTCAGTGCTGCTCAAGTTGCCGGGGTGGAAACTGCTTTTATGCAAGTTTCTGAAGCAGTTAAAGAGCTGAAAAATCCTTTCTGCGTTAATTGCAGCACTGTTTGCGAAGGCAAATGTTTTAAGGATACCAAATTGGCTGAAATGTATAAACTTTTGCGGCGTGCGGACGGAATTTTACTGGGCAGTCCTGTATATTTCGGTACAGTATCAGCTCAGCTAAAAGCTTTTTGGGATAAAGGCAGATCACTTAGAAAGGATAAAGCCTTGCTCAATGTTGTCGGGGGTGCTTTATCTACTGGGGCGTCCCGCTTCGGTGGTCAGGAAACTACAATAAAAGTTTTGATGGACATGATGCTGGTGCAGGGTATGACACTGGTTGGTGACGGTCATATCGACAGTGATGCCGGTCATTACGGTGCCGCGGCTCAAAAACCTTCCGCACAGGACAGTGACGGTTTGAAGAGGGCCCGTATTTTAGGCCAAAGAGTGCTGGAGGTGGCTCAAGCCACCGCTGCTCTAAGAGCCCACCGTCAAAATTAG
- a CDS encoding deoxyguanosinetriphosphate triphosphohydrolase: MEIRRQSEQLERLYLSPYACFSDSSRGRLFPDKECAVRTVFQRDRDRIIHSKSFRRLKYKTQVFIIPEGDHFRTRLTHTLEVAQIARTIARALRLNEDLTEAIALGHDLGHTPFGHAGEAALNSIIGETGFKHNLQSLRVVDILEGGRGLNLTHEVRDGILNHTGQVQPLTLEGRIVKIADRIAYINHDIDDAIRGGVLTMEQLPAACLDVLGWQHRERINTMVTDLIKTGLSCPGKISMSEPIQQATDELRSFMFRHVYIGSEAKLEENKAVNLIRALYNYFLNNQADLPVEHRLRVGETGVKLVIADYIAGMTDRYAIAMFKKLFVPQGFPVV; encoded by the coding sequence ATGGAAATTCGCCGGCAATCCGAACAATTAGAACGATTATACCTGTCTCCATACGCTTGTTTTAGCGACAGCAGCCGGGGCAGGCTTTTCCCTGACAAAGAATGTGCGGTGCGAACCGTTTTTCAGCGTGACAGGGACAGAATTATTCATTCCAAGAGTTTTAGGAGGCTGAAATATAAAACACAGGTATTCATTATACCGGAAGGCGATCATTTTCGTACCAGATTGACTCATACTTTGGAGGTTGCTCAGATTGCCCGGACAATAGCCCGGGCTCTACGACTAAATGAAGATCTTACTGAGGCTATAGCGCTCGGACATGATCTTGGACATACTCCTTTTGGCCATGCCGGTGAAGCCGCTTTAAACTCTATTATAGGGGAGACAGGTTTTAAGCATAATTTACAAAGCCTGCGTGTTGTTGATATTTTAGAGGGCGGACGGGGCCTGAATCTAACGCACGAAGTGAGAGACGGTATTTTAAACCATACCGGGCAGGTTCAGCCTCTGACTCTGGAGGGACGGATAGTTAAGATTGCCGATCGTATTGCTTATATAAATCATGACATTGATGACGCAATAAGAGGCGGTGTTTTAACAATGGAACAATTGCCGGCTGCTTGCCTGGATGTTCTGGGTTGGCAGCACAGGGAGCGGATTAATACAATGGTCACAGATCTGATTAAAACAGGACTTTCGTGTCCCGGCAAAATCAGCATGAGCGAGCCGATTCAGCAGGCTACGGATGAATTAAGGAGCTTTATGTTTCGTCATGTCTATATTGGTTCGGAAGCCAAGCTGGAAGAAAACAAAGCAGTTAATCTTATCAGGGCGCTTTATAATTATTTCCTTAACAATCAGGCAGATTTGCCGGTTGAACATAGATTGAGGGTTGGAGAAACAGGCGTAAAACTGGTTATAGCCGATTATATTGCAGGTATGACCGATCGATATGCTATAGCCATGTTTAAAAAGTTATTTGTCCCGCAGGGCTTTCCGGTAGTCTAA
- a CDS encoding DedA family protein, which produces MKVRAISCKIKQSDTVWKSYQRNTQGVIRLEPRELIFHLLQHYGYIGLYLLFIIDTLGVFLPSKTILIISGFLVSQGFIKHLPLFIAALAGSLTGFFTGYQVGTKVGKPFLDKYGKCIYLTPKLLRKAEKWFDAYGTAAILIAYFIPGLRHIVPYLSGIAQMPVRKVMLCAFSGATLWVLTFTLIGRFLGNNWSTIINILNNYRLEIGGIAAAMALVSFLVRRAFGKNYNNKRA; this is translated from the coding sequence TTGAAAGTACGGGCAATTTCTTGTAAGATAAAGCAAAGTGATACCGTTTGGAAATCCTATCAAAGAAATACACAGGGAGTGATCCGGCTGGAACCCAGGGAATTAATTTTTCACCTGCTGCAACATTACGGTTATATCGGTCTATATTTATTGTTTATAATTGACACTCTGGGTGTTTTTCTACCTTCTAAGACTATACTGATAATTTCAGGCTTTTTAGTCAGTCAGGGCTTTATTAAACACCTGCCATTATTTATTGCCGCACTGGCAGGCAGCCTGACCGGCTTTTTTACCGGCTACCAGGTGGGCACAAAAGTAGGTAAACCGTTTTTAGACAAATATGGCAAGTGCATATATCTCACGCCTAAACTGCTGAGAAAAGCGGAGAAATGGTTTGACGCCTACGGCACAGCAGCAATTCTAATAGCTTACTTTATACCCGGCTTAAGGCATATTGTACCCTACCTGTCCGGTATAGCCCAAATGCCGGTCCGCAAAGTCATGCTCTGCGCCTTCAGCGGGGCAACGCTCTGGGTTTTGACGTTTACATTAATAGGAAGATTTTTAGGCAATAACTGGTCTACAATAATAAATATACTCAATAATTATAGGTTAGAGATTGGTGGGATTGCGGCAGCAATGGCCTTAGTGTCTTTTTTAGTAAGACGGGCTTTTGGGAAAAACTACAACAATAAGAGAGCATAA
- the ppdK gene encoding pyruvate, phosphate dikinase produces MSKKYVYLFKEGNADMRSLLGGKGAGLAEMSNIGLPVPPGFTITTEACNEYYESGLDFPEGMLGQVWASLKVIEDQTGKEFGSPTNPLLVSVRSGAVFSMPGMMDTVLNLGLNDTTVQALVANSQDERFAMDCYRRFIQMFSDIVMGIEHYEFENVLVNTKETLGVKYDNEIDAATMRGVVEEFKKVVKRESGREFPQDPKEQLVMAIKAVFSSWNNDRAIYYRKINNIPGHLGTAVNVQSMAFGNMGGDCGTGVAFTRNPSTGEKALYGEYLINAQGEDVVAGIRTPQPISKLKEEMPAVFQQFVDTCLLLEKHYKDMQDIEFTIERGKLYMLQTRTGKRTAPAALRIAVEMVNEGLIDKNTAVQRIDPAQLDQLLHRRIDPNASVEVLAKGLPASPGAASGKVVFSADEAEQMADDGEKVILVRMETTPDDIHGMVKAQAILTSRGGMTSHAAVVARGMGKPCICGCEAIKIDYAKEEFAVGSRVFKKGELISVDGGTGRVIAGEIPMIDPELNDDFVTMLYWADEIRTLGVRANADTPEDAEKARAFGAEGIGLTRTEHMFMAQDRLPVVQQMIMSDTLEEREAALAKLLPMQQGDFYGILKAMQGLPVTIRLLDPPLHEFLPNIEDLMVEITTLKLTNGDPEVIKKKETILKKARALHEFNPMLGHRGCRLGISNPEIYAMQVKAIFYATAQLIKEGVDAKPEVMIPLVIHAKELQVLRDQAAAIAEEIKVETGVDLPVSIGTMIEIPRAALTADEVAEYAEFFSFGTNDLTQTTLGFSRDDAEGKFMHYYIEKKILEENPFVSIDQTGVGKLVNIACELGRKARPNIKLGICGEHGGEPRSIEFCHNTGLTYVSCSPFRVPIARLAAAQAAAKERSAAGVDK; encoded by the coding sequence ATGTCCAAGAAGTATGTTTATCTCTTTAAAGAAGGAAATGCTGATATGCGGTCACTCCTGGGTGGTAAGGGTGCCGGGTTGGCGGAGATGTCTAATATCGGATTGCCGGTACCTCCGGGTTTTACCATTACCACTGAGGCCTGCAACGAGTATTATGAGTCAGGTTTGGATTTTCCTGAGGGTATGCTGGGGCAGGTATGGGCCAGCCTTAAGGTTATTGAAGATCAGACAGGCAAAGAGTTTGGCAGCCCTACCAATCCTTTATTGGTTTCGGTTCGTTCAGGAGCCGTTTTTTCCATGCCCGGTATGATGGATACAGTACTGAACCTGGGATTAAATGATACCACAGTACAGGCTTTAGTCGCTAATTCTCAGGATGAGCGTTTTGCTATGGACTGTTACCGCCGGTTTATTCAAATGTTTTCTGATATAGTTATGGGTATTGAGCATTATGAATTTGAGAATGTTTTAGTCAATACCAAAGAAACTCTGGGTGTAAAATATGATAATGAAATAGATGCCGCTACTATGCGTGGTGTGGTGGAAGAATTTAAAAAGGTGGTCAAGCGTGAATCAGGTCGTGAGTTTCCGCAGGATCCCAAAGAGCAGCTGGTAATGGCGATAAAAGCTGTATTCAGTTCGTGGAACAACGACAGGGCTATTTATTACCGTAAAATTAACAATATTCCTGGTCACCTGGGTACTGCCGTAAACGTGCAGTCAATGGCCTTTGGCAACATGGGCGGCGATTGTGGTACCGGGGTAGCCTTTACCCGCAACCCTTCTACAGGGGAAAAGGCTTTATATGGTGAGTACCTGATTAATGCCCAGGGCGAAGACGTGGTTGCCGGTATTCGCACGCCGCAGCCGATTAGTAAATTAAAAGAGGAAATGCCGGCTGTCTTTCAGCAGTTTGTGGACACCTGCTTGTTGTTGGAGAAGCATTATAAAGATATGCAGGACATTGAGTTTACCATTGAGCGGGGCAAACTTTATATGCTGCAGACCAGAACCGGTAAAAGAACCGCTCCGGCTGCCTTAAGAATTGCCGTAGAAATGGTCAATGAAGGTTTGATTGATAAAAACACTGCCGTTCAGCGTATTGATCCCGCTCAATTGGATCAGCTTTTGCACAGGCGCATTGACCCCAATGCCAGCGTTGAAGTTTTAGCCAAAGGTTTGCCCGCCTCACCGGGAGCAGCCAGCGGTAAAGTCGTTTTCAGCGCCGATGAGGCTGAACAGATGGCGGATGATGGCGAAAAAGTCATTCTTGTGCGCATGGAGACTACTCCTGACGATATCCATGGAATGGTTAAAGCTCAGGCTATTCTTACTTCACGTGGCGGCATGACTTCGCATGCTGCTGTAGTTGCCCGCGGTATGGGCAAACCTTGTATCTGCGGTTGTGAAGCTATAAAGATAGATTATGCCAAAGAAGAGTTTGCAGTTGGCTCACGCGTGTTTAAGAAAGGTGAACTGATTTCGGTTGACGGCGGCACCGGCCGGGTTATTGCCGGTGAAATACCGATGATTGATCCCGAATTAAATGATGATTTTGTAACTATGCTCTACTGGGCTGATGAAATCAGGACTCTGGGTGTACGGGCTAATGCCGATACTCCGGAGGATGCTGAAAAAGCCAGGGCTTTCGGTGCCGAAGGTATTGGTTTGACACGTACCGAGCATATGTTTATGGCACAGGATCGCTTGCCGGTAGTGCAGCAGATGATCATGTCCGATACTCTGGAAGAGCGTGAAGCAGCTCTGGCTAAGCTGCTGCCTATGCAGCAGGGTGATTTTTACGGTATTTTGAAGGCTATGCAGGGACTGCCGGTTACTATTCGTCTGCTGGATCCTCCTTTGCATGAATTCCTGCCCAATATTGAGGATTTGATGGTTGAAATTACCACTTTGAAACTGACTAACGGTGACCCGGAAGTAATTAAAAAGAAAGAAACTATTCTCAAGAAAGCCAGAGCACTGCACGAATTCAATCCCATGCTGGGACACCGCGGCTGCCGGCTGGGCATCTCCAACCCGGAAATTTATGCTATGCAGGTAAAAGCTATTTTCTATGCTACTGCTCAACTGATTAAAGAAGGTGTTGATGCTAAGCCGGAGGTTATGATTCCGCTGGTTATCCATGCTAAAGAATTGCAGGTATTGCGTGACCAGGCAGCAGCTATTGCTGAAGAGATTAAGGTTGAGACAGGTGTGGATTTACCGGTAAGTATTGGCACTATGATAGAAATACCCAGAGCTGCCCTGACTGCCGATGAGGTGGCTGAGTACGCTGAGTTTTTCTCTTTCGGTACCAATGACTTGACGCAGACTACCTTGGGCTTTAGCCGTGATGATGCCGAGGGTAAATTTATGCATTATTATATCGAGAAGAAGATTCTTGAGGAAAACCCGTTTGTTTCTATTGACCAGACAGGTGTCGGTAAACTGGTGAATATAGCCTGTGAATTGGGACGCAAGGCCCGTCCGAATATTAAGCTGGGTATTTGCGGCGAGCACGGCGGCGAGCCAAGATCTATCGAATTCTGTCACAATACCGGCTTAACCTATGTATCCTGCTCACCTTTCCGTGTACCTATCGCCCGTTTGGCTGCGGCTCAGGCTGCCGCTAAAGAGCGCAGTGCTGCCGGTGTTGATAAGTAA
- the thpR gene encoding RNA 2',3'-cyclic phosphodiesterase — translation MQPIRLFWAVNLSSELKAKIAVLQSQLKKCGADVKWVDEENFHLTVKFLGDTEPEIVPVMVKKMKQEVGGLGVFTLRIEKLGVFPGKGLPKVIWAGVNGKKDKFRNLYDRTQRSLRTLGFAPDKKPLSPHLTLGRVRSARGTKELTAAMASFNSSNCFLGDEIIDSVDLMRSELTRNGAIYTIMESIVL, via the coding sequence ATGCAGCCCATACGTTTGTTTTGGGCAGTTAATCTCTCTTCGGAACTAAAGGCAAAGATTGCTGTGCTGCAGTCACAGCTAAAGAAGTGCGGGGCGGATGTTAAGTGGGTTGACGAGGAGAATTTTCATTTAACGGTAAAGTTTTTGGGCGACACTGAACCGGAAATTGTACCGGTTATGGTTAAAAAAATGAAGCAAGAAGTAGGAGGCCTGGGGGTTTTTACTTTAAGAATCGAAAAATTGGGGGTTTTCCCCGGCAAGGGATTGCCAAAAGTAATCTGGGCCGGAGTGAACGGGAAAAAGGATAAATTTAGGAATTTATATGACCGGACGCAGCGGTCTCTCCGGACTCTGGGCTTTGCGCCCGATAAAAAGCCTTTGTCGCCGCACCTTACCCTGGGCAGGGTACGCTCAGCCCGTGGGACCAAAGAGTTAACGGCAGCTATGGCTTCTTTTAACAGCAGTAATTGTTTTTTAGGAGATGAGATTATTGACTCTGTTGACCTTATGCGGAGCGAGCTTACCAGGAATGGAGCAATTTATACTATAATGGAAAGTATTGTATTGTAG